A stretch of Gemmatimonas aurantiaca T-27 DNA encodes these proteins:
- the trpS gene encoding tryptophan--tRNA ligase, with translation MSSPSTASVDSLSAVAPAAPVLAAPVGSAVTAADIVLTGDRPTGRLHLGHYAGSLQSRLALQGRCAQTIVVADLQALTDNAGRPAHVAAHVREVVSDYLAVGLDPAQTTIALQSRLPALAELTMLYLNLVTVARLERNPTVRAEIEMRGFARDIPAGFLCYPVSQAADITAFRATVVPVGEDQLPMIELSNEIVRRVNRTTGTEVLPECRAMLSDTPRLPGIDGRKASKSLGNAISLSATTAEVRELVMAMYTDPAHARVSDPGQVEGNVVFAYLDAFDPATEEVADLKQHYARGGLGDVTLKRRLIEVLHNMLEPIRERRLMLTAQSDLVDDVLADGTRTARLRTEAVLHDVRQAFSLTS, from the coding sequence ATGTCTTCGCCCTCCACTGCGTCTGTCGATTCTCTCTCTGCCGTTGCACCGGCGGCCCCGGTTCTCGCGGCCCCTGTCGGCTCGGCCGTCACGGCGGCGGACATTGTACTCACCGGCGATCGACCCACCGGCCGGCTGCACCTGGGTCACTATGCAGGCTCGTTGCAGTCCCGCCTCGCACTGCAAGGTCGCTGTGCACAAACCATTGTTGTCGCCGACCTGCAGGCGCTGACCGACAACGCCGGCCGACCCGCACACGTCGCCGCGCATGTGCGGGAGGTGGTGAGTGACTATCTCGCGGTTGGACTCGATCCGGCCCAAACGACCATCGCGCTGCAATCGCGGCTGCCAGCACTCGCCGAACTCACGATGTTGTACCTGAATCTCGTCACGGTCGCCCGACTGGAACGCAATCCCACCGTGCGCGCAGAAATCGAGATGCGCGGATTCGCGCGGGATATTCCGGCGGGCTTTTTGTGTTACCCGGTATCGCAGGCGGCCGACATCACCGCCTTTCGCGCGACCGTGGTGCCGGTGGGCGAGGATCAGTTGCCGATGATCGAATTGTCCAACGAGATCGTGCGTCGGGTGAATCGCACGACAGGCACCGAGGTGCTGCCAGAATGCCGCGCCATGTTGTCGGACACACCACGCCTGCCCGGCATCGATGGGCGCAAGGCCAGCAAGTCGCTGGGCAATGCGATTTCACTGAGTGCCACCACGGCGGAAGTGCGCGAGCTGGTGATGGCGATGTACACCGACCCCGCACACGCGCGGGTGTCCGATCCCGGTCAGGTGGAGGGCAATGTGGTGTTTGCCTATCTCGACGCGTTCGATCCGGCCACCGAAGAAGTTGCGGACCTCAAGCAGCACTACGCACGTGGTGGCCTGGGTGACGTGACCCTCAAGCGTCGCCTCATCGAGGTGTTGCACAACATGCTCGAACCCATCCGCGAGCGGCGCCTGATGTTGACCGCGCAATCGGATCTTGTGGACGATGTGCTCGCGGACGGTACACGGACAGCACGCCTTCGCACGGAGGCGGTACTGCACGATGTGCGTCAGGCGTTTTCGCTCACATCATGA
- a CDS encoding ECF-type sigma factor, giving the protein MTSREDSPEPDIAVDMFPDAPARADVPATTHLNQLDSVHYAELLCIARRELRRVGGVATLDTRAVLHETFLRLVTQQRTTWAERPLFLAAAAGMMRRVLIDHLRRRRTEKRGRAQAPITLDEGVDGHAERDGTLVALDDALDELARLAPRLAQVVECRYFGGLTELETAEALGVTERTVRRDWVKARGWLYGALRHQEPDAFHPLRDTRSGVHPF; this is encoded by the coding sequence GTGACATCGCGCGAAGACTCACCGGAACCGGACATCGCTGTCGACATGTTTCCCGACGCACCAGCGCGTGCAGATGTGCCCGCCACGACACACCTCAATCAGCTCGACAGCGTCCACTACGCCGAGCTCTTGTGTATCGCGCGTCGTGAACTGCGTCGTGTGGGTGGTGTGGCCACGCTCGACACCCGTGCGGTGCTGCACGAGACCTTCCTTCGGCTGGTGACGCAGCAACGGACCACGTGGGCCGAACGTCCGCTCTTCCTGGCGGCAGCGGCGGGCATGATGCGCCGCGTGTTGATCGACCACTTGCGGCGGCGACGCACCGAAAAGCGCGGCCGGGCCCAGGCCCCCATCACACTCGATGAAGGCGTGGACGGACATGCCGAGCGCGACGGTACGCTGGTGGCGCTCGACGACGCACTCGATGAGCTGGCGCGACTCGCCCCACGTTTGGCACAGGTGGTGGAGTGCCGGTACTTCGGTGGTCTGACGGAACTCGAAACGGCGGAAGCCCTCGGCGTCACCGAACGCACCGTGCGTCGAGACTGGGTGAAGGCCCGTGGATGGTTGTACGGCGCGCTACGCCACCAGGAACCCGATGCCTTTCACCCGCTGCGGGACACACGCAGTGGTGTGCATCCATTCTGA
- a CDS encoding serine/threonine-protein kinase, whose translation MIAPASVRAFSVMADATRWQRLEDLVDAALDAPPAKREAVVREACADDAVLADVALAWLRECADDASTGVLDRPLESFDVQAAWRDALMEHDGDYPNAAEDSSESSTLVLEPTYRPGVCVGPWRLIREIGRGGMGVVYLAERSDNGVVLRVALKVMRHADIMDAVGLRRFRDEQRILATLAHPAIARLVDVGIDGTTPWLAMEFINGTPIDAWCAAEALSVERRLELFCEVADAVQHAHARLVVHRDLKPANILVSTTGHPTLLDFGIAKLLDAGGMQSGIPGGAAADQLTRPGLQPMTPAYAAPEQKRGAASSTVSDVYALGVLLHELLTGALPQSGVLASASVSPQPDQARRARRLRGDLDTIIARAIDENPARRYPTAEALAADLRRHLRGLPVLARRDSVAYRLRKFAARHPVPLTAVALSLGLAGAFTVFTAMQSRQLREQAVVLREQTETLRLERDKAMQVTQFLKDVLSNADPYKAGSGVPTLHDVLDRGTADMEQRLHDRPEIRAQLYSAIAPAYFGLGDWTRAGDLAAEAVRLRRPATARSGAGADDLPSKDADASEAAAQELAASLVYLASVRLNQGLTVEAERHAREALSIMRAASATSTNDSLSALSALGAALQKQGRLREAGDVLASVLRMEHTKTPANPIRLAQFERNLAHVLRDDGRYADATRLYAQAYAHHREALGPEHPESANSAFNLGYIHFLAGHLDQALPLLERGLFTKRRLLGIGNQDVAGDQLTYSRVLERAGRSTEAKTLRAEADSVLHRIARR comes from the coding sequence ATGATTGCGCCAGCTTCCGTGCGAGCCTTTTCGGTGATGGCTGACGCCACGCGCTGGCAGCGCCTGGAGGATCTCGTCGACGCCGCGCTCGACGCTCCACCGGCGAAGCGGGAAGCCGTGGTGCGTGAGGCCTGCGCCGACGATGCCGTGTTGGCCGACGTCGCGCTGGCCTGGCTGCGCGAGTGCGCTGATGATGCGTCGACGGGTGTATTGGATCGTCCGCTCGAGTCGTTCGACGTACAGGCGGCGTGGCGCGATGCGTTGATGGAGCATGATGGGGACTACCCAAATGCCGCGGAAGACTCATCGGAATCGTCGACGCTGGTCCTGGAACCCACCTATCGCCCTGGCGTGTGTGTCGGTCCGTGGCGGCTCATCCGGGAGATTGGTCGCGGCGGCATGGGGGTGGTGTATCTCGCGGAACGCTCGGACAACGGTGTGGTGTTGCGTGTAGCGCTCAAGGTGATGCGCCATGCCGATATCATGGATGCCGTGGGACTGCGCCGTTTCCGCGACGAGCAACGTATTCTCGCGACATTGGCCCACCCGGCCATTGCCCGTCTGGTCGATGTGGGCATCGACGGCACGACCCCGTGGCTGGCGATGGAGTTCATCAATGGCACCCCCATCGATGCCTGGTGCGCCGCCGAAGCGTTGTCCGTCGAACGTCGCCTCGAGCTGTTCTGTGAAGTGGCCGATGCCGTGCAGCACGCGCACGCGCGACTGGTCGTGCATCGGGACCTCAAGCCGGCCAACATCCTGGTGTCGACAACGGGACATCCCACGTTGCTCGACTTCGGCATCGCCAAACTGCTCGATGCCGGCGGCATGCAGAGCGGTATTCCGGGTGGCGCCGCTGCCGACCAGCTCACGCGGCCCGGTCTGCAGCCGATGACACCGGCCTATGCCGCGCCAGAGCAAAAGCGTGGTGCCGCATCATCCACGGTGAGTGATGTGTACGCCCTGGGCGTGTTGCTGCACGAATTGCTCACCGGGGCGCTGCCACAAAGTGGTGTGCTGGCGTCGGCATCCGTATCACCACAACCCGACCAGGCACGACGCGCGCGACGCCTGCGTGGTGATCTCGATACCATCATCGCACGCGCCATCGACGAAAACCCGGCCCGTCGGTATCCGACGGCAGAAGCACTGGCCGCAGACCTGCGACGGCACCTGCGCGGACTGCCCGTGCTGGCGCGCCGGGACTCCGTGGCGTATCGCCTGCGCAAGTTCGCCGCACGTCATCCCGTTCCCTTGACCGCCGTGGCCTTGTCGCTTGGCCTGGCCGGCGCGTTCACGGTGTTCACCGCCATGCAGTCGCGTCAACTGCGCGAGCAGGCCGTGGTCCTCCGCGAGCAAACGGAGACGTTGCGCCTGGAACGCGACAAAGCCATGCAGGTGACGCAGTTCCTCAAGGATGTGCTGTCGAATGCCGACCCGTACAAGGCCGGTTCCGGCGTGCCCACCCTGCACGATGTCCTGGATCGTGGCACCGCCGACATGGAACAGCGCCTGCACGATCGTCCGGAGATCCGCGCGCAACTATACAGTGCCATCGCGCCCGCCTACTTCGGACTCGGCGATTGGACACGAGCCGGTGACCTCGCGGCCGAAGCCGTGCGTCTCCGTCGGCCCGCAACGGCGCGCAGTGGCGCCGGTGCAGACGACCTTCCTTCGAAAGACGCCGATGCATCGGAGGCAGCGGCGCAGGAGCTCGCAGCGTCGCTGGTCTACCTGGCGAGCGTGCGTCTCAACCAGGGACTCACGGTGGAGGCAGAGCGACACGCTCGCGAGGCGCTCTCCATCATGCGGGCGGCTTCCGCAACGTCGACCAACGATTCGCTGTCGGCATTGAGTGCGCTTGGGGCTGCGCTGCAGAAACAAGGCCGTCTTCGTGAAGCAGGCGACGTGCTGGCGTCGGTGTTGCGGATGGAACACACCAAGACACCAGCCAATCCCATTCGTCTGGCACAGTTCGAGCGCAATCTGGCGCATGTCCTGCGCGATGACGGCCGCTATGCCGACGCCACGCGACTGTACGCGCAGGCGTACGCGCATCACCGCGAGGCGCTGGGGCCCGAACATCCCGAGAGCGCCAACAGTGCGTTCAACCTGGGATACATCCACTTCCTGGCCGGACATCTCGATCAGGCGTTGCCGCTGCTCGAACGTGGTCTGTTCACCAAACGACGATTGTTGGGCATTGGCAATCAGGATGTGGCCGGTGATCAGCTCACGTATTCCCGCGTCCTCGAGCGGGCCGGACGATCGACTGAAGCAAAGACGCTCCGTGCGGAAGCGGATTCGGTGTTGCATCGCATAGCACGCCGTTGA
- a CDS encoding DNA-3-methyladenine glycosylase family protein translates to MPSSTESPAPAQRLTRASLAAAVQALSAQDPSLAAIVARHGTPPLWARPAGFATLGRIVLEQQVSLEAAATLWRRLDAQIPGGFHAAPVAEIGVDALRALGLTRQKSAYLHGLATAVADRTLDLALLARASDAEVMSRLTALHGIGPWTASVYLLFALRRPDVWPPGDLALHLAMRDAHGWPKPPASPDATRHAERWAPWRAAAARILWHGYLRERGRG, encoded by the coding sequence GTGCCTTCGTCCACGGAATCGCCTGCTCCTGCGCAGCGTCTTACACGGGCTTCACTGGCCGCTGCGGTTCAAGCGCTGAGCGCGCAGGACCCGAGTCTCGCCGCCATCGTGGCACGACATGGCACGCCACCACTGTGGGCACGTCCGGCGGGGTTTGCCACACTTGGACGCATCGTGCTGGAGCAGCAGGTATCACTCGAAGCCGCCGCAACCTTGTGGCGACGACTCGATGCCCAGATCCCCGGTGGATTCCATGCAGCGCCGGTCGCCGAGATCGGCGTGGACGCCCTGCGCGCACTGGGCCTGACGCGGCAGAAGTCTGCGTATCTGCACGGGCTCGCAACGGCTGTCGCCGATCGCACGCTCGATCTCGCATTGCTCGCCCGAGCATCCGACGCCGAGGTGATGTCCCGTCTCACAGCTCTGCACGGCATCGGCCCATGGACCGCGTCGGTGTATCTCCTCTTTGCCCTGCGCCGCCCTGATGTGTGGCCACCCGGCGACCTGGCCCTGCATCTCGCCATGCGCGATGCCCATGGATGGCCCAAGCCTCCGGCTTCGCCCGACGCCACCCGCCACGCTGAACGCTGGGCCCCATGGCGCGCTGCAGCGGCCCGCATTCTGTGGCATGGCTACCTGCGCGAGCGCGGCCGCGGCTGA
- a CDS encoding PadR family transcriptional regulator, whose translation MTPSRRELLPGLLDLLVLKTLRVQSMHGYGIAQHLQRLSQDVIQVEEGSLYPALQRMRQKGWITAEWKRTPNNQRARYYEITARGLEQLGEEEKGFTELMTAVRRILRAV comes from the coding sequence ATGACTCCGTCCCGCCGCGAACTGTTGCCCGGTCTGCTCGACCTGCTCGTTCTCAAGACGCTGCGCGTGCAATCCATGCACGGCTACGGCATTGCCCAGCACCTGCAGCGGCTTTCGCAGGACGTGATCCAGGTGGAGGAAGGTTCGCTCTACCCCGCCCTGCAGCGCATGCGTCAGAAGGGATGGATCACCGCCGAGTGGAAGCGAACGCCCAACAATCAACGCGCCCGCTACTATGAGATCACCGCCCGGGGCTTGGAACAACTGGGCGAAGAAGAAAAGGGCTTCACCGAGCTGATGACGGCCGTGCGCCGCATCCTGCGGGCGGTGTGA